The Nitrospirota bacterium genome segment TGCAGGATCACAATTGATTCCTAAGAGTTTCCTCGCAAAGATATTACAGAAGCTTGGAAGGGCAGGTCTTGTTGAATCCATCCGAGGTGTAAAAGGAGGCTTTCAGCTTGCAAAAAAACCTAAAGAGATTAACTTGCTTGACGTGATTATAGCCATAGAAGGCACTGTGGCGATGAACAGATGTGCTATTGATAAAAGGATGTGTAATCTGAGTAATACATGCACTGTTCATCCTATATGGGTAGATATGAGGAAAGAGGTAGAAAGACGGTTAAGAAAGTATGATTTTGCGCGTTTAGCAGCGCAAAAAAGATAGTGTTCTATTTATTTATGA includes the following:
- a CDS encoding Rrf2 family transcriptional regulator, with translation MEITRETDYAIRCILYMAKEPEKIFIVNEIAGSQLIPKSFLAKILQKLGRAGLVESIRGVKGGFQLAKKPKEINLLDVIIAIEGTVAMNRCAIDKRMCNLSNTCTVHPIWVDMRKEVERRLRKYDFARLAAQKR